The sequence CTAAATGTTTGACCTGTTGGATAAAAACATGTTACATAGTAAATACAAACATATATGTGTAGAAATGTTCAGGACTGGAGTTAGAAAGCAGATACTACCAGCAGTCACACTGAATGTTGATACTCTCTGAGATGTGGTTGAGTCTATTTTCTCAACATCTGCAATGACAGAAGACGCATGTAGACCTCTCAGAAGTAggtgacaaataaaaatatgtgatacaaaatttatttatatgtcagaggtcagaaaaaaaactatatgaagctgaaataatattaacaaaatatcagaatcagctttattaccaGGTTCGtatatacaacaaacaaggaatttcactccggtacactttgcttttttttggggggggttgTTTTTGCGTtgtaagatatattctgcatatatctttatgtccttaaacacatatatacaatatacacatatacaaggtgGAATTGCAATTtttactctattaaatgttcaacagagaaacagcctggaggaagaaactgtctctgtggtggctcgTTTTAGTAAAcaagcggcggcctgaaggtaaaactcagtttatgtgcagggtgtgtgaaGTCTGCAGAGAAGATGGTTGACAGACTGAACTATGTTTTACATTTAGAGATCAAGGTAGTGAGGAGGATGGGAGAATTAGAAACCTACTGTGAACAGTGACTGAGGATATGTGACTGTCTGGAGACAGATGCTGTCCTCCTGTATTCTTCACAGTGTAATAACATGTTAGTTCAACCTCAGCAGGCGAGGTTTGATGTGTCATCATCAGGAGCTCACGTCCTGTCATGTTCTGCACGCAGGAGATGCTTCTGGCTATCTTTGATTTTATGAAGTATAAAGAACAGGTAGCCACAGAATCAAATGATGGAGTCCCACAGTTCAATGTGACCGAGTCTGACTCTGTGATCTGCTGTGGATTCACTCTCAGTTCAGCTGGAGgaactgaaaatgtaaagaagATAATTCAGACAGTTGAATATCACAGTAATCAGTATTAGTCCACACCAGGAGTATTTACTCACGTTCTATCATAATGTTGAGCAGGTTACTCTGTGGAGATTCATATACTTTCAGGTAAAAACATGTTACATCAAAGTTAGCAGGTGAACTTTGCTTTGTTAAAGACAGGATTTCAGTTCCTCTCATTGTCTTCAGACAAGGAAATCTTTGGGGTGTTTCTCCTCCcccaatgtggaaaaaacactcAGTCACAGGAACAGATGATGGAGGCTGACAGTTTAAAGTGACTGAGTCCGACTCTGTGATCACCAGTGGGTTCGCTGTCAGTGTAGGTGGAGACAGATCTGAAAATATGAGCACAGTAAAGAGCAGGTTAATCAAGGATATACGAGGGATATCCAGTATGTCCATAAGCAATGTTGCAACAATCTGTTAACCAGATCACTCACTGTTTATGGTGATGGTTGTTGATATACTGTCTGATGATGTAATATCAACAGCTCCATCCTTTACACTGTAGAAACATTTAACTTTGACCTCGGCTGGTGACCTTATTTTTGCCATGCTCAACAGCTTGGTTCCTGTCACTGTTTCCACACAGGAGGAGTCTGCAGACATCTTTTTATTTGCAATGTAGAAATCACACCGAGACACAGAAACGTCTGGTGAAGTCGAACAGTTTAATGTGACTGAGTCAGTCTCTGTGATCATAAGTCGATCCACCATTAAGTTAGgctgaggaagagctgaaagtTTACAGGTATTTAGGTATCAGCTTTTATTAGCAacgaataaaaaaagattttcagaaTCGGTCAATGAAACATTAATCTAGTAACAACAGAAAAATCTAGCTCAAAACTGACCTTCAGCTTTGGTCTCATAGAGAGAttctgttggaaaaatgttgacaaagagacaaagaagcaacaagacTTAAACAATAGCCAATTTAACTTTTCTGATGACAAGGTGTTAACTACAACTaaaacatacaataaaaaatacatcacaACAGGAATTAAGAAACTCAAACCTACTGAAAAGAATGAAGAATAACAGCTGTACAGCCATGATGAAGCAGTGGATGTCCTGAACAGACCACACTAGCATGTCTTCCTATTTTGACTTTCACCCACATTACGTTTCAGAAGTTGTTCTGAGAATCAAAACCCCACTTGATCTGAAGTGAACACTCCTACTGCCCACAACACATCATAAGATCATAAGTCGATGCATTGGTAGTTTAGGCTGAAGAAATACACATCTTCCCAATTTAGCACTTGTAGAAAACAACATGGAACGTTTAATGAcatcctgtctgtctgttttaaaTGAACATGTTTGATGTAAGGTACTTTGAGGACATTGTCTTCAGAGACAAAATATCTGCATGAATCtgcatgaaaaatatttttgaaaaagccaaaaaaacaaaaatttttccagtttttggcacaaaatgttttgattaaGGTCCAATTAACTTATATTTATTTACCTGAGATTTCAACTTCAGATCTGAATGGGGAAGCAAACAATCaaataagttaaataaataaatatatttttaatatgcgGTCAAGTTAAAATACATCTTATTTTCAAAGAGTTTCAAAGAAATTTCTTTTAAAGGTTTGCATACGTATTTGGGAAAAATATACTTAGTGACACTAACAAAATAAactataatgtgtgtgtgtatctttGGCAATACTAATTCTctagacaaaaaaaattatttaaactattttttgATTATTggaaatttcaaataaaactattttaatacTGCATGTTGGAATTTTTATCCAACACATAATCTCATTGTGAAacacaaattattttctcaCAGTAAAACAATGTCTTTTGTCCACCTTTAAAAACTCATATTAATCACAAAATCCTAGAAAAATTGTTCAGATTTTTGATTGGTTATATATCCTTCTTTGTTCTTAATGGGTGGTAATGTCATGGTTCTGGGGAATTATCTTTCAcaatttctgtaataaaacaaGTTGGTATTCTGATGTCTGGTAACAGAAAGCAGCTATTCCTGTTACCAAATGTAGGTAGGTAGGGACCAGGCCCTCCCTGGTTTTGAGCAtcttgtaaaaacaaacaataaaacaaaaacacgacAGAGAACAACACAAAAGATAAAGTATTAGGAACTCCATAGCCAAATTCTGTCACTGAATGCATCATTTCCTCTAAACCACCTCTCACGTTTGACAAGTCATTTAAGAAATGTATTGACTGACATGTAGTATGAGTCAAGGTTCACATCAATCAATGAACACATCTTTCTCACACAGTGAACTGCTAGTTTACAACTCTGTTTGCTAATTCGCTTTTACTCACAAATGGCTCACAATGCAGATTATTTCAGGTCAGTTTCAGCTAAAGGTGAAAGGTGGACCCCATAAAATCTTCATGGAGCTGTAAATACAAAGCTCCACATCTGCTGCTCCTTTACCATTCCAGTCTGCCAGTGTTGCTTCAAAGAGTGACTGTGATTGGAGCCTCTGAGTAGGCTGACAGGATCCTTACAGACAATGTTGTGCTTAGTGgcctgttttattttcaaaatccaATTTATTATGGAAATATACCATTTTTAACATGCGAAGGAAATATTTAGTTATTGTCAGTCATATTGGGTTGGTCTTAGGTTCTTCTGCCTTGTCAGTGTCAAGTAGAAAGAGACAGACACTGAAAGAGAAATAGGTACACCCTCCGTGGAACaaaaaataatcagttttagaaaacaaacatgatTATGAGAGCTATAGTTTCATTTATGGTGTAAAGAGTATCCCTGATATTATATTTTCCTACAGAGATTTAGATTAAGACTATGTTCACATTTTCTGATTGCAATTACCTTGTACTAGATTAGAGTACTTATATATCACAGAAGAATGTGATTTaggaagagctgaaaacaaTATGCATTTATTTAGTGTAGTGTTATTTCCGTATAGTGAATCGAGTGAATGATTTGCACCATGGAGTTAAAACGGCTGTAAAAATCTATGTAGCTGTGCAGATGGAGAAGAAATACGTCTTGACAGAAAGTCCCGTTGGAAACAACATGAGCATTGGTGACTGATGGGGCCCCACCTCTTTTAAACACATTCCATGGTCCCTGGATTATCCCATAGGTATTACTGGTACATATCTAAGTAGTGACTCACTGTTTATGATGATGGTGGTTGTGTCACTATCTGGAATTGCATCACTGACTACAAGCTTTGCATTGTAAAAACATCCAACTTTAACCTCAGCCGGTGATCTTCTTTGTGTTCTTCAGCAGCTCAGCTTTGTGTTCAGCTCAGCAGCGTTTTCACACAGATTGTTGGTGGAAGTtctttgactttcagttttgaAATCACACCATGAGACAGAACCATGAGATGGACGCTAAACGGTCCAGGGTGACTGTCGGTTTCTGTCATCACAAGTCGATCAACCATCAGTTTAGGCTGAAGATGATCTGGAAGTAAGGAGGTTCATATGCTAGAGCATGCATTGAAAATGTGAAGTTGAGAACTAGATATACTGTAAGCAAAGACAACAGAGAattgtttttctcaaaatataagaataatAACAATGTGCCATTTGTtgactgaaaacatttaacatgcaTAATGATCTGCAGCTTTTATAACTTGAAAGGTGCCTGCTTAGAAAGAActgataaaataattaaacattaaatactgGTAAAATGTTGACATTTGAGTTCAAGTTATTTGAAAATATCAGttgaaaaacctttttagattttgaacttaATGATGAAGACGATGAGCAGCAGCTTTGCAACCATGAGGAACGTGAACAGattcatcaccctgaacaaacTACCCTTATCTGCTGACTCCTTTGACTTCCACATCTATTAAGTATCAGAAGGTGCTGTATGGAGAAGAGCCATGACAACAATACCATGCACTAAACAAGCACTGTACACTTGCAGTTGGACAGGATGGGATATGATCTTCACCTTTGGGCTTacagttatttaaaaagtaattttgttacatttcaacTGATCTACATATTAAAAATTTGATCAGCTACATACATGGCCTTAAAATTGTCAGGAATTGTGTTTGAGGGATCGGACCAGGATGCAGGGAGATACTCGGGAGCCCTATGGTATAGTTAAGATCCATTATTTATTTGGAAGGCTTGATGAGCAGAGTTTTCAATGCAGGCTTAATGGACCTGAAGAAACAGGTCAAGATAAACAAGATGTACAGGACTTACTGAGAgctgaacagaaacagaaacgAGACTGGCATGGAATCAGGAACATACCAGGAAGATAGCAGAACGCGGCGAAGTGAAACCCGTGAGCTTTTATACAGAGGGAAGTGAAAAGTGAGACAATGGGAAggagaggcaggtaatcagtgTGAGTACTGTCAGGTGTGATGACCAGGtgtagggaactgagggaaataGGTTACAATGGCTATGAGGAAACTAAGATACGGAAAAAATGAGGAGAgactaaactaaacaaaaaactcagggaaacatttttttttttttcatcaaatgTGCACCCATTCTTTGTCACAG comes from Girardinichthys multiradiatus isolate DD_20200921_A chromosome 20, DD_fGirMul_XY1, whole genome shotgun sequence and encodes:
- the LOC124857297 gene encoding endochitinase 2-like, translating into MLVWSVQDIHCFIMAVQLLFFILFKSLYETKAEALPQPNLMVDRLMITETDSVTLNCSTSPDVSVSRCDFYIANKKMSADSSCVETVTGTKLLSMAKIRSPAEVKVKCFYSVKDGAVDITSSDSISTTITINNLSPPTLTANPLVITESDSVTLNCQPPSSVPVTECFFHIGGGETPQRFPCLKTMRGTEILSLTKQSSPANFDVTCFYLKVYESPQSNLLNIMIELPPAELRVNPQQITESDSVTLNCGTPSFDSVATCSLYFIKSKIARSISCVQNMTGRELLMMTHQTSPAEVELTCYYTVKNTGGQHLSPDSHISSVTVHNVEKIDSTTSQRVSTFSVTAGQTFSTTAMKTDSLSSISPGSVKPTVGGTTVPQTNAENFSQTIPAFPATTVMMIWRFIAVGITSLFLLRLTLYFCKHRTVEQVWMSSLNNREMAGCDEPTLLQH